One genomic window of Struthio camelus isolate bStrCam1 chromosome 1, bStrCam1.hap1, whole genome shotgun sequence includes the following:
- the TCF20 gene encoding transcription factor 20 isoform X3: MLEEGFRAVTLLLNSMQSFREQSSYHGNQQSYPQEVHSSSRLEEFSPRQQAQMFQSFGGGAGSGRRGATGASTAMPGESSGHQSYQGFRKEAGEFYYMAANKDPVASGGQQPPQRRPSGPVQSYGPPQGSSFGSQYGSEGHVGQFQTQHSSLGGVSHYQQDYTGPFSPGSAQYQQQASSQQQQVQQLRQQIYQSHQPLPQASSQSASSTSHLQPMQRPSTLPSSASGYQLRVGQFSQHYQPPSSSSSSSFPSPQRFGQSGQNYDGSYSVNSGSQYEGHAVGSNAQAYGTQSNYSFQAQPMKSFEQSKLSQSGQQGQQQQQHPPQHVMQYSNAATKLSLQSQVGQYSQAEVPVRSPMQFHQNFSPISNPSPAASVVQSPSCSSTPSPLMPGGENLQCGQGNMSMGSRNRILQMMPQLSPTPSMMPSPNAHAGGFKGFGLEGLQEKRLTDPGLSSLSALSSQVANLPNTVQHMLLSDALAPQKKSSKRSSSSKKADSCTNSEGSSQAEEQLKSPLAESLDGGCSSSSEDHGERVRQLSGQSTSSDTTYKGGNLERSNSSPAQSSQNEPSKLNTSPAAREDVASPDGKEAVVAVETTPKVNEKAVGVIVSREAMTGRVEKSGGQDKPAQDDVSTATQAPASASAAKEAGHAGPQPEAQGGSKGSKSGDNTNHNGEGNSQPGHAVVGSNFPVRTEPSKSPGSLRYSYKDNIAAGIQRNIGGFPQYPSGQEKGDFPGHSERKGRNEKFPSLLQEVLQGYHHHPDRRYSRNAQEHSGMAGSLEGAMRPNILISQTNELTNRSLLNKSMGSLLEGPHWGPWDRKSSSTAPDMKQINLADYPIARKFEVESQSSAHEGGALSERRSVICDISPLRQLVRDPGPHPMGHMGPEARSGRSERLAPGLSQSVILPGGLVSMETKMKAHSGQIKEEDFEQSKTSASLNNKKTGDHCHPAGIKHESFRGNASPGAAVSDSAPDYIPQQDSRSTQMRRAPGRTGSSRGKSPSQFQDLADKLKMSPGRSRGPGTDLHHMNPHMTLSERVNRGSLHSAYSQNSEGSSLASAYHTNARPHAFGDPNQSLNSQYHYKRQIYQQQQEEYKDWASSTAQGVIAAAQHRQEGARKSPRQQQFLERVRSPLKNDKDGMMYIQGSSYHDTGSQEAGRCIMGSDGAQSKCAELKHGNQKMQQHESGWDLSRQTSPAKSSGPLGVGNQKRFCSQESDGHRREESTDLPKPSNAMLRLPGQEDQSPQNPLIMRRRVRSFISPIPTKRQPQDMKSSGPEDKGRLMTSAKEGTDKTYNSYAHSSQSQDVGKPVAKGDSFKNLPSPDNRNCPAVSLTSPAKTKILPPRKGRGLKLEAIVQKITSPNIRRSVSTNSAETGADAVTLDDILSLKSGPEGGSVAGHGPEAEKRKGEMLSDQVGPASQDATSEITLPRSSEEWPSNEDDKTKKETPETASISKEGTGSSGAPPPAQKSGGQGRSDGSVGGAGTLTFPDSKTISPSGVFTSEPNPKSEEKDGDVTNISPKPDGFPPKGYFPSGKKKGRPIGSVNKQKKQQQQQQQQQQQQLPPPPPPPPVPSQPSEGVAGGEPKPKRQRRERRKPAAQPRKRKTRRAAPIVEPQEPEIKLKYATQSVDKTDTKNKSFFPYIHVVNKCELGAVCTIINAEEEEQNKLVRGRKGQRSSTPPPSNAESKVLPTSTFMLQGPVVTESSVLGHLVCCLCGKWASFRNMGDLFGPFYPQDYAATLPKNPPPKRATEMQSKVKVRHKSASNGSKTDTEEEEEQQQQKEQRSLAAHPRFKRRHRSEDCSGASRSLSRGASCKKAITEGGSGGEKTPLDSKPSMPTSEGGAELELQIPELPLDSNEFWVHEGCILWANGIYLVCGRLYGLQEAVEIAREMKCSHCQEPGATLGCYNKGCSFRYHYPCAIDADCLLNEENFSVRCPKHKPGIHVRGESLQPRG, encoded by the coding sequence GAGGGCTTTCGAGCTGTCactctgctgctgaacagcatgcagtccTTTCGGGAGCAAAGTAGTTACCACGGAAACCAGCAGAGCTACCCGCAGGAAGTGCACAGTTCATCCCGACTGGAAGAATTCAGCCCCCGCCAGCAGGCCCAGATGTTCCAGAGCTTTGGAGGAGGTGCTGGCAGTGGACGTCGTGGAGCAACAGGAGCCTCTACAGCAATGCCTGGTGAGAGCTCTGGCCATCAGAGCTACCAAGGTTTCAGAAAAGAAGCAGGAGAGTTTTACTATATGGCTGCCAACAAAGATCCAGTGGCGTCAGGAGGGCAGCAGCCACCTCAGCGCAGGCCTTCTGGACCAGTACAGAGCTATGGGCCCCCTCAAGGGAGTAGCTTTGGGAGTCAGTATGGGAGTGAGGGACACGTGGGCCAGTTTCAAACACAGCACTCAAGCCTTGGGGGTGTATCCCACTACCAACAGGATTATACTGGCCCTTTCTCTCCAGGGAGTGCCCAGTATCAGCAACAGGCTtctagccagcagcagcaggtgcagcAGCTGCGACAGCAGATCTATCAGTCTCATCAGCCTTTACCCCAGGCTTCCAGCCAGTCTGCTTCTAGCACCTCACACTTGCAACCAATGCAGCGTCCATCCACcctgccttcctctgcttctgGGTACCAGTTACGAGTGGGTCAGTTCAGCCAACACTATCAGCCGCCTTcgtcctcgtcctcttcctctttcccttccccgcAGCGTTTTGGCCAGTCGGGACAGAACTATGATGGAAGTTACAGTGTGAATTCTGGATCGCAGTATGAAGGTCATGCTGTGGGTTCCAATGCGCAGGCATATGGGACCCAGTCCAACTACAGCTTTCAGGCTCAACCAATGAAAAGCTTTGAGCAGTCTAAGCTATCCCAGAGTGGGCaacaggggcagcagcagcagcagcatccaccTCAGCATGTAATGCAGTACTCAAATGCTGCCACcaaactctctcttcaaagtcaaGTGGGACAGTACAGCCAAGCTGAAGTTCCCGTAAGATCACCAATGCAATTCCACCAGAACTTCAGTCCAATTTCTAATCCATCTCCTGCTGCATCTGTGGTTCAGTCTCCAAGCTGCAGCTCTACCCCTTCTCCTCTCATGCCAGGTGGAGAAAATCTCCAGTGTGGGCAAGGCAACATGTCCATGGGTTCTAGAAACCGAATTTTGCAGATGATGCCCCAGCTTAGCCCCACACCATCTATGATGCCAAGCCCCAATGCTCATGCAGGGGGATTCAAGGGATTTGGGCTGGAAGGACTGCAGGAGAAAAGGCTCACAGATCCAGGGCTGAGCAGCTTAAGTGCTCTAAGTTCTCAAGTGGCCAACCTGCCTAACACTGTCCAGCACATGTTGCTCTCGGATGCCTTGGCACCTCAGAAAAAAAGTTCCAAAAGGTCGTCGTCTTCAAAGAAGGCTGACAGCTGCACAAACTCAGAAGGCTCCTCCCAGGCAGAGGAGCAGCTTAAGTCTCCCTTGGCAGAGTCCCTTGATGGTGGTTGTTCCAGCAGTTCAGAGGATCACGGGGAGAGGGTGAGGCAGCTGAGTGGCCAGAGCACCAGCTCAGATACCACGTACAAAGGGGGTAACTTAGAGAGATCCAACTCCTCACCAGCACAAAGCTCTCAGAATGAGCCATCAAAACTCAACACCAgccctgcagctagggaggatGTGGCCTCCCCTGATGGGAAGGAAGCTGTGGTAGCAGTAGAAACTACTCCAAAAGTGAATGAAAAGGCAGTTGGGGTGATTGTCTCCCGGGAAGCCATGACGGGAAGAGTGGAAAAGTCAGGTGGGCAAGATAAACCTGCGCAAGATGATGTTTCCACAGCCACCCAGGCACCAGCTAGTGCTAGTGCAGCAAAAGAAGCTGGGCATGCAGGACCGCAGCCAGAAGCTCAAGGAGGGAGTAAAGGAAGCAAAAGCGGGGATAACACTAACCATAATGGAGAGGGGAACAGCCAGCCTGGCCATGCAGTCGTCGGGTCAAACTTTCCTGTGAGAACAGAACCTTCCAAATCTCCTGGCAGTTTAAGATATAGTTACAAGGATAATATAGCAGCTGGTATACAGAGAAACATTGGTGGCTTTCCACAGTATCCTTCTGGTCAAGAAAAAGGGGATTTTCCAGGGCACAGTGAGCGCAAAGGCCGGAATGAGAAGTTTCCTAGCCTCCTGCAGGAGGTCTTACAGGGTTATCACCATCATCCAGACAGACGCTATTCTAGGAACGCCCAGGAACATTCTGGGATGGCGGGGAGTTTGGAGGGAGCCATGAGGCCCAACATCTTAATTAGTCAAACCAATGAACTGACCAATAGAAGCCTCCTAAACAAAAGCATGGGATCTCTCCTAGAAGGCCctcactggggtccctgggataGGAAATCGAGCAGCACAGCTCCTGACATGAAGCAGATCAATCTAGCTGATTACCCTATTGCTAGAAAGTTTGAAGTAGAGTCTCAGTCTTCTGCCCATGAAGGGGGAGCGCTCTCCGAGAGGAGATCAGTGATCTGTGACATATCTCCATTAAGGCAACTTGTCAGAGATCCTGGCCCTCACCCAATGGGGCACATGGGTCCAGAGGCCAGAAGTGGAAGGAGTGAACGTCTTGCTCCTGGTTTAAGCCAGTCAGTAATACTCCCTGGTGGTTTAGTATCCATGGAAACAAAGATGAAGGCTCACAGCGGGCAAATCAAAGAAGAAGATTTTGAGCAGTCAAAGACCTCAGCTAGTCTCAACAATAAAAAAACAGGAGACCATTGTCATCCTGCTGGCATCAAGCATGAATCTTTCCGAGGCAATGCTAGCCCTGGAGCCGCGGTCTCTGATTCCGCTCCAGACTACATTCCCCAGCAGGACAGCAGATCGACGCAGATGAGACGAGCACCTGGCAGAACTGGAAGCAGCAGGGGTAAATCACCTTCTCAGTTTCAGGATCTTGCAGATAAGCTGAAAATGTCACCAGGCAGAAGCAGAGGCCCAGGAACAGATCTGCATCACATGAACCCACACATGACACTGTCTGAAAGAGTTAACAGGGGTTCCTTGCATTCTGCGTACTCTCAGAATTCAGAAGGCTCGTCTTTGGCTTCAGCATATCACACAAATGCTAGGCCTCATGCTTTTGGTGACCCTAACCAGAGTTTAAATTCCCAGTATCATTACAAGAGACAGATATAccagcagcagcaagaagaaTACAAAGATTGGGCAAGCAGCACTGCTCAGGGTGTGATTGCTGCAGCTCAGCACAGACAGGAAGGggcaaggaagagcccaagacaacAGCAATTTCTAGAAAGAGTAAGGAGTCCCTTGAAAAATGACAAGGATGGGATGATGTACATTCAAGGTAGCTCTTATCATGATACTGGAAGTCAGGAAGCTGGGCGCTGCATCATGGGGAGTGACGGTGCTCAGAGCAAATGCGCTGAACTGAAACACGGTAACCAGAAGATGCAACAACATGAATCTGGTTGGGACCTTTCCCGGCAAACTTCTCCTGCCAAAAGCAGTGGCCCTCTTGGAGTAGGCAACCAAAAAAGGTTTTGCTCTCAAGAAAGCGATGGGCATAGGCGAGAGGAATCTACAGATTTGCCCAAGCCTAGTAATGCCATGCTCAGGCTCCCTGGCCAGGAAGACCAGTCTCCTCAGAATCCATTAATTATGAGGAGGAGAGTTCGTTCTTTCATCTCGCCTATCCCTACCAAAAGACAGCCCCAGGATATGAAAAGCAGTGGCCCTGAAGATAAAGGGCGACTGATGACTTCAGCAAAAGAAGGAACTGATAAAACTTACAACTCCTACGCCCATTCATCTCAAAGCCAAGATGTTGGCAAGCCAGTTGCAAAGGGAGATTCCTTCAAGAACCTGCCAAGTCCTGATAATAGGAATTGCCCTGCTGTTTCCCTAACAAGCCCGGCTAAGACCAAAATATTGCCCCCAAGAAAGGGGCGAGGATTAAAACTGGAAGCTATTGTTCAAAAAATTACATCTCCCAATATTAGGAGAAGTGTTTCCAccaacagtgctgaaactggTGCGGATGCTGTCACTCTCGATGACATTTTGTCCCTTAAGAGTGGACCTGAAGGAGGAAGCGTGGCTGGGCATGGACCAGAGGctgagaagagaaaaggagagatgtTGTCAGATCAAGTCGGGCCAGCAAGCCAGGATGCAACCAGTGAAATAACCCTTCCAAGATCTTCAGAAGAGTGGCCAAGCAATGAGGATGATAAAACCAAGAAAGAAACCCCTGAAACTGCCAGTATTAGTAAAGAAGGAACGGGATCCAGTGGAGCACCACCACCTGCTCAGAAGTCAGGTGGCCAGGGAAGGTCTGATGGATCCGTAGGTGGAGCTGGAACTCTGACCTTTCCTGACTCAAAAACAATCTCCCCCTCCGGTGTGTTTACTTCTGAACCAAACCCAAAGTCTGAGGAAAAAGATGGAGATGTGACAAACATTTCACCCAAGCCAGATGGTTTCCCCCCAAAGGGATATTTcccttctggaaagaaaaaggggaggccAATTGGGAGCGTGAAcaagcagaagaagcagcaacagcagcagcagcagcaacagcagcagcagctgccacccccacccccacccccaccagtaCCTTCACAACCTTCAGAAGGGGTAGCTGGTGGAGAGCCAAAACCTAAGCGGCAAAGGAGGGAGAGGCGAAAACCTGCAGCACAGCCACGGAAACGGAAGACTAGACGGGCTGCTCCAATTGTGGAGCCTCAAGAACCAGAAATTAAGCTGAAATATGCTACCCAGTCTGTAGATAAAACCGACACCAAGAATAAGTCCTTTTTCCCTTACATTCATGTGGTAAACAAGTGTGAATTAGGCGCTGTGTGCACAATCATTAacgcagaggaagaggagcagaacaAATTGGTGAGGGGTCGGAAGGGACAGAGATCTTCAACACCCCCTCCTAGCAATGCAGAGAGCAAAGTGCTGCCCACCTCAACTTTCATGCTGCAGGGCCCTGTTGTAACAGAGTCTTCTGTCTTGGGGCATCTGGTTTGCTGCCTGTGTGGCAAATGGGCCAGCTTTCGTAACATGGGTGACCTCTTTGGTCCTTTCTACCCCCAGGATTACGCAGCCACCTTGCCCAAGAACCCACCTCCAAAGAGGGCCACAGAAATGCAGAGCAAGGTCAAGGTACGGCACAAAAGTGCTTCTAATGGTTCCAAGACAGatacagaagaggaggaggaacagcaacaacagaaggAACAAAGAAGCCTAGCTGCTCATCCCCGCTTTAAGAGGCGGCACCGCTCTGAGGACTGTAGCGGAGCCTCTCGGTCACTTTCAAGGGGAGCTTCTTGTAAAAAAGCAATCACTGAAGGTGGCAGTGGTGGTGAAAAGACTCCTTTGGACTCAAAACCCTCTATGCCCACTTCAGAAGGTGGTGCTGAGCTGGAGTTACAAATTCCTGAACTACCTCTTGACAGCAATGAATTTTGGGTCCATGAGGGTTGTATTCTCTGGGCCAATGGGATCTACCTGGTCTGCGGCAGGCTCTATGGGCTGCAGGAAGCTGTGGAGATTGCAAGAGAGATG